The genomic window CAACACATCATATGCTGTTTGCAGACAATACATTCTACTATGGAACAAGTTATACCGAGAAATGGAACTATCTTTCTAGAAAGTTTGCTATCGAAAATATTCATATGCTTGAGTACTATAGCATTCCATTTAGTCCCCAACACAAAAATATTGCATCGCTTGTAGATGATTTCTATTTTCATTATTGGATTCTTGAAACTATGCTACAGGTAGGATATAAACAAGAACCAAAAAAATATCCTGATGAAGTAAATGATGTCATAAAAATTGCACATTTTGCATGGTTTTTGGAAAAGGATGAATCTGAAATGTTGGATATTTTGAATAAAAGTTATCCTTTTATTGTAGACATGAAACCTAATGAAGATAAATATCCAATATACATGCAGGCTTTCAATTCTCCATACCATTTAGCCGAGTTTGTTTATACAACTGGTTATTTTGATCAGGCAAAGTCAATTTATTCTTATTTGCTAACTAAAGATGCTAAAACAAAAGGTGAACAATACATTTGTTATCTTTATTTAGGAAAGATAGCTGTTCAGAAAAGTGAACATAAATCTGGTTATAAATTACTTTTAAAAGCATTAAAATTAATTAAAAGCTTTTCAGGTCACGAATATGATGTATCGCTAGTTAATTTGTTCCTCTATGAGTCATGTTTTGCTCTAAACAAGAAAAAAGAGGCTTCTTTCCATAAAGATGAATACTTTAAACATCTTATGCTTTCCACCCCGGAAGATAAAATAAAATTATGTACTGAAGGCCTTATAGTTTCGAATCGTCTTATCATTTTTAATAAAAATAATCTGTTCCTTGAAGAACTATTATCTTTAGATGAAGAACCATGCACAGAAATTGTTAATCTATTCAAAAATAAATTATCATCTACTTCAAGAGATTGTAACTCTCTACTCAAGGAATCGGCTTTAAAATATGGATACTCTTCACATTTAGACAATGTTAACCAGTTAAGATTCCATTTCCAATTTGAAGATGCTACAAGATATTTGAATACTATTCCTAATATCAACGGTGACAATAATCTATTGCTAACAAAATCAATGATTTCGTATTTGCTTAACAAAGGAAATATGAATCAATTAGAAAAGAAGACAAGACCATTATTTGAAGATGTTATTTTTCATTATCCAGAAGACAATTTTCCATATCTATATTTGAGCCTTATAGATTTCGAAATTGGAAATTTTGAGTCAGCTGCCTTGAATTTGGAGAAATCATTAGATATTTCATATGCAACAGGTAATTCTCATCAGGCATTTGATTTTTTGTTAACATTAGATATTGATACAAATAAATTACAATCTCCTGCACCCCTAATTGCTTTTGATATGATTATACGAATTTTCATAAAAGAGCTGGCTTCTACAGGTAAATATCGTGAAATGTGCAATATCTTTGATGGAATAGAGCCATGTCTAGAAAAATATATGAAAACTTTTTTTGCAGATATAGGAAATGCTTTTACAGACTTTGGTTTCTTTGAAATGGGACTGAGCTACTATAATAAGTGCCTTGAAAGACTTTCAGCAATTGAAAAAGTCCAAGAACATCAGGCTCTTGTATATTGTAACATTGGAACTAATTATGCAAACCAGAATTTGCACCGTGATGCAATAGTAAATTATTCAAAGTCAATCAAACTGAAAAAAGATTATCATGAAGCATGGAGAAACAAAGCATCATCAGAAGGTTTTTTGTTAAACTATAAAGATGGTGCTAAAAGCATGGAAAAGGCAATTTTTTACCTAAATTCCAATGAGAACTACCAATCTGAGAAACTTCAATCATACAGGAAACAAAAAGAAACATACGACAATCTCAGTTCAAGCACAATTCTCTTTACACAAATAAAGAATGATCCTGAAGTTGATAAATTGTTAAGAACTGCTGAATCAATAATGTTTAAGCTATCTATGAATAAGCAAATTAAAGAAAGTTTTGATTTTTCGCTTGTTCTTTTGGAATATGGCAAAGCCGTTGAGACAATGCTTGATGAGCACATCTCTCGGAAGATAAGAAAATACATTTTTGAAGAAGTTCCACTTGAAAAAAGAAAAAAGTATCTGTACACTGATGGCAAGGTTAAAAATAGATATTTTTATGGAACAAAAAACACACATTCTCTACCACAAACTTTAAAGAACATATTAAGAGAGGAACCAAAAACAATTTCTTTAGGGCAGTGGGGATATGTTGAAGAGGATCTCAAGAAAGCTAAAAACAATGATGTGGTTAGACTGGTTTCTAAATACCTAAAAGAAAATACCCAGTATGATATGCCCAAGATCTATGAAGTGTGTGACACTATCGTAGAGTTAAGGAATGGATCAGCTCATCGTGGGATTAAGGGAATAGACGAAGTCTGGGATTTGAGAAAAAGTGTCATTGAACCAATAAATGATGCGATAAAAATAATTTATTGATAATCAGACACATTTAAAAGTATGATTTTAAATAATCATACTGTTCTTTATTAATAATCTACTGTAGCTTTACAAGTATTCTTTCTAGATTCTGTGTAGCACCCTCTCCCATCTCAACTACATTAAACCTTATTCCATACTTTTTTGCTATCTCTGCAGCTTTTTGTCTTTCGAAATCAAGCTCCCAACGGATAATTTCAAGGTCGGTGACCCGTTTCTTCTTAGTATCCCTCTGTCTGTGATCCTGGATACGTTCAGGATAAGAATCAAGCAGTATTATGTCCGTATAGAACTTATAATCCATATGAGTAAAAATCACATCGATATCTCCAGTCTTCAGATTGTAGACAGTAAGATGTGAATCGATAAGCAGATCTCTCTTGTGAATCTCCTGAATTCTTTGTAGTTTCTCTCTGATTTCCAACCTGTAGGCATACTTCTCATTTTCAGGTAAGAACTCAAAATGAGCATAGGCTTCTCCCATTATGTCCTGCAGCATGCCAGACCCGGAAGCAAAGCACATATTGATACTTTGTTTATCTATCTCTTCCAGCACGGTCGACTTTCCAACTCCCCTTACTCCGGTAAAGCAGATCCTTCTAAGTGAATTCAGATCATCCTGAGATGAGCCCGAAAAAGAAGAGACTGGGTTAGTTCCAGTCATAGTTACCACCTCTTCCCAAATACTTGTCTTCATCGACAAGATCAATAAGCTCCATATTCTCCAGTGATTCGAACGGAATAGTAGAGCGCTGATTGCCCTTACTTAAGAGGATGTTTCCATCAGGTCCTATTATGAAATAGGAGTTAAGCATATCTTCTGCAGATTCAAAGGTTG from Methanococcoides methylutens includes these protein-coding regions:
- a CDS encoding tetratricopeptide repeat protein, with protein sequence MSYQLLNLKNCLWESYYIGYRKAIRKSIKVASEDEQTIINNRLTLIHHFLIRRKYDPGFYLYISDQIANNKEKGTVLPRVRLILSKLLFDNSDDIENFIYFNEHANVIDQSKKEIYDEWDASFQKIDDKFKAGFPPHLKDKLNYLYMRQDIAEKNKDDDEILSVSSIIEEIDLEQRNIHHNYTKKSVFSKPTYESTHHMLFADNTFYYGTSYTEKWNYLSRKFAIENIHMLEYYSIPFSPQHKNIASLVDDFYFHYWILETMLQVGYKQEPKKYPDEVNDVIKIAHFAWFLEKDESEMLDILNKSYPFIVDMKPNEDKYPIYMQAFNSPYHLAEFVYTTGYFDQAKSIYSYLLTKDAKTKGEQYICYLYLGKIAVQKSEHKSGYKLLLKALKLIKSFSGHEYDVSLVNLFLYESCFALNKKKEASFHKDEYFKHLMLSTPEDKIKLCTEGLIVSNRLIIFNKNNLFLEELLSLDEEPCTEIVNLFKNKLSSTSRDCNSLLKESALKYGYSSHLDNVNQLRFHFQFEDATRYLNTIPNINGDNNLLLTKSMISYLLNKGNMNQLEKKTRPLFEDVIFHYPEDNFPYLYLSLIDFEIGNFESAALNLEKSLDISYATGNSHQAFDFLLTLDIDTNKLQSPAPLIAFDMIIRIFIKELASTGKYREMCNIFDGIEPCLEKYMKTFFADIGNAFTDFGFFEMGLSYYNKCLERLSAIEKVQEHQALVYCNIGTNYANQNLHRDAIVNYSKSIKLKKDYHEAWRNKASSEGFLLNYKDGAKSMEKAIFYLNSNENYQSEKLQSYRKQKETYDNLSSSTILFTQIKNDPEVDKLLRTAESIMFKLSMNKQIKESFDFSLVLLEYGKAVETMLDEHISRKIRKYIFEEVPLEKRKKYLYTDGKVKNRYFYGTKNTHSLPQTLKNILREEPKTISLGQWGYVEEDLKKAKNNDVVRLVSKYLKENTQYDMPKIYEVCDTIVELRNGSAHRGIKGIDEVWDLRKSVIEPINDAIKIIY
- a CDS encoding AAA family ATPase, with the protein product MTGTNPVSSFSGSSQDDLNSLRRICFTGVRGVGKSTVLEEIDKQSINMCFASGSGMLQDIMGEAYAHFEFLPENEKYAYRLEIREKLQRIQEIHKRDLLIDSHLTVYNLKTGDIDVIFTHMDYKFYTDIILLDSYPERIQDHRQRDTKKKRVTDLEIIRWELDFERQKAAEIAKKYGIRFNVVEMGEGATQNLERILVKLQ